The Armatimonadota bacterium genome includes a window with the following:
- the fliC gene encoding flagellin: MSLRINLNSAALQSSRVLRSNDDMVTRSIERLSSGYKINRAADNPAGLAISEALRAQIGGLKQAISNTQDAVNMVKTAEGALAEVHSLLRSMRDLAVHALNTGAVDATQLAADQAQIRSAIEALNRIADTTAFGGRKLLDGTAGVQAQVTSGLTNGQFISGSTATKAGTYTITINTAATQRTVVGAAAYTAANGAIVINNVSVALTASDTAATAVAKINAVSGQTGVTASQSSGVITLTSVAYGSNAAIDISYSGSVTQSNFFGGSPTVTAGVDVVASFTGGTVNATNITGSGRTWTGPANSDLAGAVFYLNGAASSTLNVVVTQGSLQFQVGSEVGQTAAVNVSGTAANKLGIGATGLETSAASVADINVTTTAGARDAVRLLDKAISQVSNLRGDLGAVQKNVFESAINSLSIAVENISASESAIRDTDIAAEISEFTKAQILMNSSIAMLAQANQAPQALLQLLR; the protein is encoded by the coding sequence ATGTCGCTTCGCATCAACCTGAACAGCGCCGCGCTCCAGAGCAGTCGGGTCCTGCGCTCGAATGACGACATGGTGACCCGCTCCATCGAGCGGCTGTCGTCCGGGTACAAGATTAACCGTGCCGCGGACAATCCGGCCGGACTGGCAATCTCCGAAGCGTTGCGCGCGCAGATCGGCGGCCTGAAGCAGGCTATCTCCAACACTCAGGACGCCGTCAACATGGTGAAGACCGCGGAGGGTGCTCTCGCTGAGGTGCACTCACTGCTGCGCTCGATGAGAGACCTGGCCGTGCACGCGTTGAACACCGGTGCGGTGGATGCCACACAGCTGGCCGCCGACCAGGCGCAGATCCGTTCGGCCATTGAGGCTCTCAACCGCATCGCCGACACGACGGCGTTCGGCGGACGCAAGTTGCTGGACGGCACTGCGGGCGTTCAGGCGCAGGTAACCTCGGGCCTCACCAACGGCCAGTTCATCTCAGGCTCCACGGCGACCAAGGCCGGAACATACACGATCACGATCAACACCGCCGCCACCCAGCGGACCGTGGTCGGTGCCGCGGCCTACACCGCCGCTAACGGCGCGATCGTCATCAACAACGTTTCCGTGGCCCTTACGGCGAGCGACACGGCGGCGACGGCGGTGGCCAAGATCAACGCGGTGTCGGGCCAGACTGGCGTGACAGCCTCACAGTCATCCGGTGTCATCACCCTGACAAGTGTAGCCTACGGCTCGAATGCCGCGATTGACATCAGCTATAGCGGTAGTGTGACGCAGTCCAACTTCTTCGGTGGCTCGCCGACGGTGACCGCCGGCGTGGATGTTGTGGCCTCCTTCACGGGTGGCACGGTCAACGCCACCAACATCACGGGATCCGGCAGAACGTGGACCGGTCCCGCGAACTCCGACCTGGCCGGCGCGGTGTTCTACCTGAACGGCGCGGCAAGCAGCACCCTGAACGTGGTGGTCACACAGGGCTCCCTGCAGTTCCAGGTGGGTTCTGAGGTGGGCCAGACCGCGGCCGTCAACGTCAGCGGGACGGCGGCGAACAAGCTGGGTATCGGCGCAACAGGTCTTGAGACCAGCGCCGCCAGCGTGGCCGATATTAACGTCACCACCACGGCCGGCGCGCGCGACGCCGTAAGGCTGCTTGACAAGGCCATCTCGCAGGTTTCCAATCTGCGGGGCGATCTGGGAGCGGTGCAGAAGAACGTTTTCGAGAGCGCCATCAACTCCCTGTCGATCGCTGTGGAGAACATCTCGGCGTCGGAGAGCGCGATCCGTGACACCGACATCGCCGCGGAGATCTCCGAGTTCACAAAGGCCCAGATCCTGATGAACTCCAGCATCGCGATGCTGGCCCAGGCGAACCAGGCGCCGCAGGCGCTCCTGCAGCTGCTCCGGTAA
- the fliW gene encoding flagellar assembly factor FliW — MNVVTRFGEIEIEEKSCIHLKDGLVGIPQAKRFCLLSHREDSPFLWLQCLDEPALSLAVINPMDFFNDYEFDLQDADVEALELTSAEDAVVLTTVTVDEERRVTTNLLGPIVVNRRTLAAKQVVLSSENYSPRHLLFQLKRQPEDAAKEAGSRAA; from the coding sequence ATGAACGTGGTCACGCGTTTCGGTGAGATCGAGATCGAGGAGAAGTCCTGCATCCATCTGAAGGACGGTCTGGTGGGGATTCCACAGGCGAAAAGATTCTGCCTGTTGTCGCACCGGGAGGATTCTCCGTTCCTTTGGCTACAATGTCTTGATGAGCCGGCGCTGTCGTTGGCGGTCATCAATCCGATGGACTTCTTCAACGACTACGAATTCGATCTGCAGGACGCGGATGTGGAGGCCCTGGAGCTGACCAGCGCGGAGGATGCGGTGGTGCTGACCACTGTCACGGTGGACGAGGAGCGCCGCGTGACGACCAACTTGCTGGGGCCCATCGTGGTGAACCGCAGGACTCTGGCAGCGAAACAGGTGGTGTTGTCCAGCGAGAACTACTCGCCCAGGCATCTGCTGTTTCAACTGAAGCGGCAGCCGGAAGACGCGGCGAAGGAGGCCGGGTCGCGGGCGGCGTAG
- the flgK gene encoding flagellar hook-associated protein 1: MGTFTSLTTAASGMHAARAAMEIIANNIANANTPGFKRQAPIFAEGNPPTGTSINSATAGSFTGTGVQLKGIRRVQDAFLDMRINSATQSKAQWSIARDLLTAVESQFNELGDNGLATLLDKFWNQWRELAANPEGLPPRSAVVASADILANRIREIYANIRAQQIQMNSGVATRVDQINRIARDIAEVNEKIVALEHGGFGPNDLLNRRDQLLEELSTLVNVSAHGNSGSDFILNIGGHALVQGTFRREITVEQDLTGAWQPVWADGMGRVTITSGELRGLLDIRDSAIPRYLGQLDTIANTLIQQVNALHRQGYGMSGTTGVDFFAPGTGAATLRVNQQLLDNPSLVAASATGEPGNTAIAQAIADLSEAALIGGETISQRYRSLVTGIGGDLALAERSALTREFTLQQLVRQRESVSGVSLDEELADMVRYQQSFAASARIFEATNYILQVLLEQVGVR, from the coding sequence ATGGGCACGTTCACCTCGCTGACGACAGCCGCATCCGGAATGCACGCCGCGCGGGCGGCGATGGAGATCATCGCGAACAATATCGCGAACGCGAACACTCCGGGATTCAAGCGGCAGGCGCCCATCTTTGCGGAGGGCAACCCGCCCACTGGCACCTCCATCAACTCCGCCACAGCGGGATCTTTCACAGGGACGGGTGTCCAGTTGAAGGGCATCCGCCGCGTTCAGGATGCTTTTCTGGACATGCGGATCAACTCGGCCACCCAGTCCAAGGCGCAGTGGAGCATCGCACGGGATCTGCTGACCGCCGTGGAGAGCCAGTTCAACGAGCTGGGCGACAACGGCCTGGCCACTCTGCTAGACAAGTTCTGGAACCAGTGGCGCGAGCTGGCCGCCAATCCTGAAGGTCTGCCGCCGCGCTCTGCGGTGGTGGCCAGTGCGGACATCCTGGCCAACCGGATCCGGGAGATCTACGCAAACATCAGGGCGCAGCAGATACAGATGAACTCCGGGGTGGCCACGCGGGTGGACCAGATCAACCGTATCGCCCGGGACATCGCCGAGGTCAACGAGAAGATCGTGGCTCTGGAGCATGGCGGGTTTGGCCCAAACGACCTGCTGAACCGGCGCGACCAGCTTCTGGAGGAGCTCTCGACCTTGGTCAATGTGTCGGCGCACGGCAACTCGGGGAGCGATTTCATCCTGAACATCGGCGGGCACGCGCTGGTGCAGGGCACGTTCCGCCGGGAGATTACCGTGGAGCAGGATCTAACCGGCGCCTGGCAGCCCGTCTGGGCGGACGGGATGGGCCGGGTGACCATCACTTCCGGAGAGCTGCGGGGGCTTCTGGATATCCGGGATTCGGCCATTCCGCGGTATCTGGGCCAGTTGGACACCATCGCCAACACGCTGATCCAGCAGGTCAACGCCCTGCACCGGCAGGGTTATGGCATGTCCGGCACGACCGGAGTGGATTTCTTTGCGCCGGGGACCGGAGCGGCGACTCTGCGCGTGAACCAGCAGCTTCTGGATAATCCGTCGCTGGTGGCGGCATCTGCGACGGGAGAGCCCGGCAACACGGCCATTGCACAGGCCATCGCCGACCTCTCGGAGGCGGCGCTGATTGGCGGCGAGACCATAAGCCAGCGTTATCGCTCGCTGGTGACCGGCATTGGGGGGGATCTGGCTCTGGCCGAACGCAGTGCGCTGACGCGGGAGTTCACACTTCAGCAGCTTGTCCGCCAGCGCGAGTCCGTGTCCGGGGTCTCGCTGGACGAGGAGCTGGCCGATATGGTGCGCTACCAGCAATCCTTTGCGGCCTCGGCTCGTATCTTCGAGGCCACGAACTACATTCTGCAGGTCCTGCTGGAGCAGGTGGGTGTGAGGTAA
- the flgI gene encoding flagellar P-ring protein has protein sequence MRHSRLLMLWAALMTLAAPGAVEAARLKDIAKIQGVRSNQLVGYGIVVGLDGTGDSQQAIFTVQSVANMLERFGLQVDPAKVKMRNVASVMVTADLPAFVSEGVRLDVTISSLGDAKSLQGGTLLQTPLYGADGQVYAVAQGPVSVGGFTAGGGGTSVTKNHVTAARIPEGAIVERAVPMQFADSQGLSILLNTPDFTTARRAADAINERLGAGAASAIDAATVRVNTALTSPDEAVSLIAQIGMLDVRQDDVAKVIVNEKTGTVVISGNVTVGSVAVSHGNLAVEISTTYNVSQPQPFSRTGETVVVPETSVRATETQSVFQIIEEGSTLDELIRALNAMKVTPRDIIAILQAIKQAGALGAELVII, from the coding sequence GTGAGACACTCTCGATTGTTGATGCTTTGGGCCGCTCTGATGACCTTGGCCGCGCCCGGCGCGGTCGAAGCGGCACGGCTTAAGGACATCGCCAAGATCCAGGGAGTCCGTTCCAACCAGCTCGTCGGCTACGGAATCGTGGTGGGCCTGGACGGGACGGGCGATTCCCAGCAGGCCATCTTCACGGTGCAGAGCGTGGCGAACATGCTGGAGCGGTTCGGGCTGCAGGTGGATCCGGCGAAGGTCAAGATGCGCAACGTCGCGTCGGTCATGGTAACCGCGGATCTGCCGGCGTTCGTCTCGGAGGGAGTCCGGCTGGACGTCACCATCTCCAGCCTGGGAGACGCCAAGAGCCTGCAGGGCGGCACGCTGCTGCAGACCCCCCTTTACGGCGCGGATGGTCAGGTTTATGCCGTGGCGCAAGGGCCTGTGTCCGTGGGTGGCTTCACCGCCGGAGGGGGCGGGACAAGCGTCACCAAGAACCACGTGACCGCCGCGCGCATCCCGGAAGGCGCCATTGTGGAACGCGCCGTTCCCATGCAGTTCGCGGACTCACAGGGACTCTCCATTCTGCTGAACACACCCGATTTCACCACTGCCCGGCGGGCGGCCGACGCCATCAATGAGCGGTTGGGGGCCGGAGCGGCCTCGGCCATAGACGCGGCCACGGTGCGCGTGAACACCGCCCTGACCTCGCCGGACGAGGCGGTCTCACTGATCGCTCAGATCGGGATGCTGGATGTGCGCCAGGACGATGTGGCCAAGGTGATCGTCAACGAGAAGACCGGCACGGTGGTCATCAGCGGCAATGTGACCGTGGGCAGCGTGGCTGTGTCTCACGGGAACCTGGCGGTGGAGATCTCCACCACCTACAACGTCTCCCAGCCCCAGCCGTTCAGCCGCACGGGCGAGACGGTGGTGGTGCCCGAAACATCGGTCCGGGCTACCGAAACCCAGTCCGTCTTCCAGATAATAGAAGAGGGATCCACTCTGGATGAACTGATCCGCGCACTGAACGCCATGAAAGTCACGCCGCGGGATATCATCGCCATCCTGCAGGCCATCAAGCAGGCGGGGGCGCTCGGGGCGGAGCTGGTGATCATCTGA
- the flgH gene encoding flagellar L-ring protein, translating into MRRRILPLLGIAVLVCAAANTGLAQRSGSLWRDERGSLFTDLRAMKAGDTVTVLVMESAIASQKASTDLKRDSNFKVGPGGGFLFKNIGEMSYGGSSTSKGEGSTSRSSNLITRLTATVTDVLPNGNLVIQGEREIRTNEENQIIRLSGVIRPSDVSPDNTVSSTLIADAKIELTGKGPIAQRQREGILTQLIRLLF; encoded by the coding sequence ATGAGACGACGGATTTTGCCGTTGCTGGGCATAGCGGTGCTCGTCTGCGCCGCCGCCAATACCGGGCTGGCGCAGAGAAGCGGTTCTCTCTGGCGCGACGAGAGGGGGTCGCTTTTCACGGACCTGCGGGCGATGAAGGCAGGAGATACCGTCACTGTGCTGGTGATGGAGTCTGCCATCGCCTCTCAGAAAGCGTCCACGGACCTGAAGCGGGATTCCAACTTCAAGGTGGGGCCGGGAGGCGGGTTCCTGTTCAAGAACATCGGCGAGATGTCCTACGGCGGCTCCTCCACATCGAAGGGAGAGGGCAGCACGTCGCGAAGCAGCAACCTGATCACACGCCTGACCGCCACCGTAACGGACGTATTACCGAACGGCAACCTGGTCATACAGGGGGAGCGGGAGATCCGGACTAATGAGGAGAACCAGATCATCCGCCTCTCCGGCGTCATACGCCCTTCGGATGTTTCTCCCGACAACACAGTCTCTTCCACCCTCATCGCTGACGCGAAGATCGAGCTCACGGGCAAGGGGCCGATCGCGCAGCGCCAGCGCGAAGGGATTCTGACCCAGCTTATCCGGCTGCTGTTCTAG
- the flgG gene encoding flagellar basal-body rod protein FlgG, whose protein sequence is MIRSLWSASTGMAAQQLQLDVISNNLANVNTNGFKKGRVDFQDLIYQTLRPSGTPQAQGVQLPLGEQIGLGTRAVAVQKLFNTGEFKHTGNPLDMAIEGQGFFQILTPSGEIAYTRDGSFKTDSQGRLVTSDGYLLQPEITLPPESGDIVVGVDGTVSVVFPGQIEAQQLGQIQLVRFPNPAGLANLGHNLFQRTGSSGEPITGIPGQDGLGAIASGILEMSNVQVVEEMVNMIVAQRAYEINSKAVQSADEMLNIANNLRR, encoded by the coding sequence ATGATCCGGAGTCTTTGGAGCGCAAGCACGGGAATGGCGGCCCAGCAGCTTCAGCTGGACGTCATCTCCAACAACCTGGCCAACGTAAACACCAACGGCTTCAAAAAGGGCCGGGTGGATTTTCAGGACCTGATTTATCAGACCCTGCGCCCGTCCGGAACGCCGCAGGCACAGGGCGTTCAGCTTCCGCTGGGAGAGCAGATCGGACTGGGAACCCGCGCGGTCGCCGTGCAGAAGCTGTTCAACACCGGCGAATTCAAGCACACGGGCAACCCCCTGGACATGGCCATTGAGGGGCAGGGGTTCTTTCAGATCCTGACGCCTTCCGGGGAGATCGCCTACACGAGGGACGGCTCCTTCAAGACCGATAGCCAGGGCCGGCTAGTCACATCCGACGGCTACCTGCTCCAGCCTGAGATCACACTGCCTCCCGAGAGTGGCGACATCGTGGTCGGGGTGGACGGCACAGTGTCCGTGGTGTTCCCGGGGCAGATCGAGGCGCAACAGCTCGGGCAGATCCAGCTTGTGCGTTTTCCGAACCCCGCAGGACTGGCTAACCTGGGACATAACCTGTTCCAGAGGACCGGTTCCTCGGGCGAGCCCATTACTGGAATCCCCGGACAGGACGGCCTGGGAGCGATTGCGTCGGGCATCCTGGAGATGTCCAACGTCCAGGTGGTGGAGGAGATGGTCAACATGATCGTCGCCCAGCGCGCCTACGAGATCAATTCCAAGGCTGTTCAGAGCGCAGACGAGATGTTGAACATCGCAAACAACCTGAGAAGGTAG
- a CDS encoding oxidoreductase translates to MAQERVFGFGLIGAGAISTMHATVIDCLPDARLVGVTALPYEAALEFAQARGARAYRSVDELLADPEIEVIAIGTPSGLHPDQAVACARAGKHVLCEKPLAVTLEGADRAITAAEEAGVKLAVVSQRRFDPPCVAVHKAIEEGVFGRIVLVNGIVRYFREPSYYTNSNWRGTWALDGGGALINQGIHMVDMVRWFGGDISTVSGFARTLSHSIEVEDTASAALEFASGALGVIQSTTAAAPGLYLTVEVLGDRGSAVIQDSEIVYWNTLDGGGPPELEGPKTGSGTRDPMAFSHTGHLSQFRDLLDAIIEDRAPRVDGWEGRKTLEVVLAVYESSRTGAPVRIPLS, encoded by the coding sequence ATGGCTCAGGAGAGGGTGTTCGGCTTCGGACTGATCGGCGCGGGCGCCATCAGCACCATGCACGCCACCGTGATCGATTGCCTGCCGGATGCAAGGCTGGTGGGGGTGACCGCCCTGCCTTACGAGGCAGCCTTGGAATTCGCGCAGGCGCGCGGGGCGCGCGCCTACCGGAGCGTGGACGAGCTTCTGGCGGATCCCGAGATCGAGGTAATCGCCATTGGGACGCCTTCCGGTCTTCATCCGGATCAGGCCGTGGCCTGCGCACGGGCGGGAAAGCACGTGCTCTGCGAGAAACCCCTGGCCGTTACGCTGGAAGGAGCAGACCGGGCCATCACGGCAGCAGAGGAAGCGGGCGTGAAGCTTGCGGTCGTGTCACAGCGGCGGTTCGATCCTCCGTGCGTGGCGGTCCACAAAGCCATCGAGGAGGGAGTGTTCGGACGCATCGTGCTGGTGAACGGCATTGTCCGTTACTTCCGCGAACCGTCCTACTACACCAACAGCAACTGGCGGGGAACCTGGGCGCTGGACGGCGGGGGAGCGCTCATCAATCAGGGCATCCACATGGTGGATATGGTGCGGTGGTTCGGGGGAGACATCTCCACTGTGAGCGGCTTTGCCCGGACGCTGTCCCACTCCATCGAGGTGGAGGACACGGCGTCCGCCGCGCTGGAGTTCGCAAGCGGCGCGCTGGGAGTCATCCAGTCCACAACAGCGGCCGCGCCGGGACTGTATCTGACGGTGGAAGTGCTGGGGGACCGGGGGTCCGCAGTCATTCAGGATTCGGAGATCGTCTACTGGAACACTCTGGACGGAGGCGGCCCGCCGGAGCTGGAGGGGCCTAAGACGGGAAGCGGCACGCGGGATCCCATGGCCTTCTCGCACACGGGACACCTGAGCCAGTTCCGGGACCTGCTGGACGCCATCATCGAGGACCGCGCCCCGCGCGTGGACGGATGGGAAGGGCGCAAGACTCTTGAGGTGGTGCTGGCAGTATATGAGTCGAGCCGCACCGGCGCTCCTGTCCGGATTCCTCTGAGCTGA